The following coding sequences lie in one Fusarium poae strain DAOMC 252244 chromosome 1, whole genome shotgun sequence genomic window:
- a CDS encoding hypothetical protein (TransMembrane:2 (i359-377o389-407i)) translates to MCLFVLRHLPGPRDDVMPNKLHCRVDDWMFMAIENILHTLQQDWGEYLDAREDVQLEEMALCISNNTSRPIRDEHSSAKAWTDQFTGSNIRWESIGLIWTYWNGAPGMEASAVNKCLGYCVELVRHFTTANDILLYLCYRRTTIESLVTGDAGLTCWSYAAETVALLTFLGLHVGVEDPNYVPSLCSEHKRRITARVYALDKVLVSFTGRPPLLSHRYFSGPLAIDIDDQDLMGGDAAIKSAMQRLDDNGFRPDGELLGAALIRARVQIALIKGELLEMALASSVKASSERLAELKTRCERTYERFPRNLIHRADELDDPNCNVESVYVRILVRLEHLQNLFFAERLSLRLGHVDENKLLVISFEMVCLTLLFWTHQDRFAGVRRDFEWLLMAFAAPGGGILCLELLRPTFRGTHPDCPKLSRSAIIQKLSLLIGFLDWVRPPAPNADLCADCKAVLQGVLDHNLNAPIAGGGALDTLDWDIPTQLDFNFDLLDTFDWLRPEVLNMPT, encoded by the exons ATGTGCCTCTTTGTCCTCCGTCACCTCCCTGGTCCCCGTGACGATGTCATGCCCAATAAGCTTCACTGTCGCGTCGACGACTGGATGTTTATGGCCATTGAAAACATCCTGCATACTCTTCAGCAGGATTGGGGTGAGTACTTGGATGCAAGGGAAGATGTGCAGCTTGAAGAGATGGCTTTGTGCATCAGCAACAATACCTCGAGGCCCATTCGTGATGAGCATTCAAGTGCAAAAGCTTGGACCGATCAGTTTACGGGGAGTAATATTCGCTGGGAATCCATTGGACTTATCTGGACGTATTGGAATGGCGCTCCCGGTATGGAAGCTTCAGCCGTGAACAAGTGTTTAGGCTATTGTGTCGAGCTTGTTCGTCATTTCACAACTGCCAACGATATACTTCTTTATTTATGTTATCGCAGAACAACCATTGAGTCGCTGGTAACAGGTGATGCCG GTTTAACATGCTGGAGCTACGCCGCCGAGACGGTCGCCCTCCTAACCTTTCTCGGTCTTCACGTCGGTGTTGAAGACCCAAACTACGTGCCTTCTCTGTGCTCGGAACACAAACGCCGTATAACCGCCCGCGTCTATGCTCTTGACAAAGTCCTCGTCTCCTTCACGGGccgaccaccacttcttagCCATCGCTACTTCTCAGGTCCTCTAGCGATAGACATAGATGACCAGGATCTTATGGGTGGCGATGCTGCTATCAAGAGCGCGATGCAGAGACTAGACGACAACGGGTTTCGACCAGATGGAGAATTACTCGGTGCAGCGTTGATAAGAGCGCGTGTGCAGATTGCTCTCATAAAAGGTGAACTTCTCGAGATGGCGTTGGCGAGTAGTGTGAAAGCGTCTTCTGAACGACTGGC TGAATTGAAGACACGCTGCGAACGAACATACGAGCGATTCCCCCGGAACCTCATACATCGAGCAGATGAACTAGATGATCCAAATTGCAATGTGGAGAGTGTCTACGTGAGGATACTCGTTCGTCTGGAGCATTTACAAAATTTGTTCTTTGCCGAGAGGTTATCGCTCCGTTTGGGGCATGTTGATGAGAACAAGTTGCTGGTAATTAGTTTTGAGATGGTTTGCTTGACGCTTTTATTCTGGACACACCAAGACCGGTTTGCTGGAGTAAGGCGGGACTTTGAATGGCTG TTGATGGCCTTTGCTGCACCAGGAGGAGGCATCCTCTGCCTCGAACTCCTTCGGCCAACATTTCGCGGAACCCACCCCGACTGTCCCAAACTAAGCCGGTCAGCGATAATACAGAAACTCAGTCTTCTCATCGGTTTTCTCGACTGGGTTCGACCCCCAGCTCCCAACGCAGACCTCTGTGCCGATTGCAAGGCTGTTTTGCAAGGTGTGCTGGACCACAACCTCAATGCTCCCATCGCAGGCGGTGGAGCGCTGGATACACTGGACTGGGACATTCCGACGCAGTTGGACTTTAATTTTGATCTTTTGGACACGTTTGATTGGTTGAGGCCTGAAGTACTAAACATGCCTACTTGA
- a CDS encoding hypothetical protein (MEROPS:MER0017177), producing MALNLLPRNSFTTHSGNVYSFISIKPTSRNTTLLFLHGFPSTLNDWIHQIRYFSSEGYGVVALDMLGYGESCKPEHVTQYRLEPMSDQVIELLDHLELKTVVGVGHDFGATLLSRIAAYHPSRWESLVFLAVGPPPLGTPFDVDLVNQMTKQILGYEMLGYIPWLADLNSQDILEKNAEAAMSLMFCRDREAWEEWFHPLGKMHDFVRENRRLPIASWYTRDLQEAHLRSFGSPDGYKGVCRWYRMWKDNLFAPDEKGFENFKIRQPVLFIVPSHPQESMAQQQQMLSSWS from the exons ATGGCACTCAACTTACTTCCGCGTAATTCATTCACAACCCATAGCGGTAACGTGTACTCCTTCATCTCTATCAAACCCACATCCCGCAACACGACACTCTTGTTCCTCCACGGCTTCCCATCCACCCTCAACGACTGGATCCATCAAATTCGGTACTTCTCTTCAGAAGGCTATGGTGTCGTAGCGCTGGACATGCTCGGGTACGGCGAGAGCTGCAAACCCGAACATGTCACACAGTATCGTCTTGAACCAATGAGCGATCAAGTAATTGAGCTTTTAGATCATCTCGAATTGAAGACTGTTGTTGGAGTAGGTCACGACTTTGGCGCGACGCTACTATCACGAATAGCAGCCTATCATCCATCACGTTGGGAATCCCTCGTTTTTCTGGCTGTTGGTCCACCGCCGCTTGGAACGCCCTTTGACGTAGACTTGGTCAACCAGATGACCAAGCAAATTCTGGGTTATGAGATGCTCGGTTATATACCCTGGCTGGCAGACCTCAACTCCCAGGATATCCTTGAGAAAAATGCTGAGGCGGCTATGAGCTTGATGTTCTGTCGTGATCGGGAGGCGTGGGAGGAGTGGTTTCATCCCCTCGGGAAGATGCATGACTTTGTGCGAGAGAATCGCAGACTTCCCATCGCATCGTGGTACACTCGAGACCTTCAAGAGGCCCACCTAAGGTCCTTTGGCTCACCGGATGGATACAAGGGTGTTTGTCGATGGTATCGCATGTGGAAGGACAACCTCTTTGCGCCCGATGAGAAGGGTTTCGAAAACTTCAAGATCCGACAACCAGTTCTCTTCATTGTACCTTCTCACCCTCAAGAGTCAATGgcccagcaacaacaaatGCTCTCATCATGG TCTTGA
- a CDS encoding hypothetical protein (TransMembrane:5 (o245-264i276-298o360-379i400-419o425-445i)~BUSCO:14797at5125): MSRDTILTAAAVERMIADGQTIVVYEDAILKLDGWMERHPGGRLAVLHMVGRDATDEMKAYHSESTLRTMKAYRIGRKQGPWTNRTPPIRGGIFRKDAPDEVELSDSAASDTEESLANSSILDDTASSASSATDDVIAVGGDEIFKSEGLRQRSGTIKSEPNGKRSAILKVANAGVAREIQTDLETYPAPEDVKVQTDIRHKYQLLHDRIRDEGLYQCPYVEYGKELARYTTLFALFGTLFYNQWYITSAVFLGLFWHQIMFSAHDAGHLAITSNFVTDTLIGMFIADFCCGLSIGWWKSSHNVHHLVTNAPEHDPDIQNVPLFATCPSFFKSLHSSYYDFTFVWDAAADFLVPFQKYTYYPVMGIARFNLYLLSWLHVLSKKSSQLGKSRAWWIRPTEITFMVCYWFLFGYCLLWRGLPDWTTRVIFVLVSHIITMPLHVQITLSHWGMSTVDLGETESFAQRQLRTTMDVDCPAWMDFVHGGLQFQAVHHLFPRVPRHNLRKAQVMIREFCADTGVPYSILNFTDGNRKVLGRLQDVSDQLDIMIKCQQHMARTGESGLH; encoded by the exons ATGAGTCGCGATACCATCTTGACCGCAGCGGCGGTTGAGCGAATGATCGCCGACGGCCAAACAATTGTTGTATACGAAGATGCGAtcctcaagcttgatggTTGGATGGAGAGACATCCTGGTGGTCGATTGGCCGTGTTGCACATGGTTGGTCGTGATGCGACGGACGAAATGAAAGC TTACCACTCCGAATCGACACTACGAACAATGAAGGCCTATCGGATCGGCCGGAAGCAAGGCCCTTGGACGAACCGCACACCACCAATTAGAGGCGGCATCTTTCGCAAAGACGCCCCCGATGAGGTCGAGTTGTCCGATTCGGCTGCTTCAGACACAGAAGAGAGTCTTGCCAACAGCAGTATTCTCGACGATACAGCCAGTTCAGCTTCTTCCGCCACCGACGATGTCATTGCCGTTGGAGGAGACGAGATCTTCAAGTCTGAGGGCTTGAGACAACGATCTGGCACCATCAAGAGCGAACCCAACGGCAAGCGATCTGCCATCCTCAAGGTCGCAAACGCTGGTGTTGCACGCGAGATCCAGACTGACTTGGAAACCTACCCTGCGCCAGAGGATGTCAAGGTGCAAACCGACATTAGGCACAAGTACCAACTTCTTCATGACAGGATCCGAGACGAGGGCTTGTACCAGTGTCCTTATGTTGAGTATGGAAAGGAGTTGGCTCGCTACACCACCTTGTTCGCTCTCTTTGGCACTTTGTTCTACAACCAGTGGTACATCACTTCCGCCGTCTTCCTGGGATTGTTCTGG CATCAAATCATGTTTTCAGCGCACGATGCTGGTCATCTTGCCATCACATCCAACTTTGTTACTGATACCCTGATTGGCATGTTTATTGCCGATTTCTGCTGTGGTCTTTCCATCGGTTGGTGGAAGAGCAGCCACAACGTTCACCACCTGGTCACAAACGCACCT GAACACGATCCCGATATTCAGAACGTCCCTCTTTTCGCCACATGCCCCTCTTTCTTCAAGTCTCTCCACTCGAGCTACTACGACTTCACTTTTGTCTGGGACGCCGCCGCCGATTTCCTTGTTCCCTTCCAGAAATACACCTACTACCCTGTCATGGGCATTGCGCGCTTCAACCTTTACCTCCTTTCGTGGCTCCATGTTTTGTCCAAGAAGTCCTCTCAGCTTGGAAAGAGCCGCGCCtggtggattcgacctactGAGATCACCTTCATGGTTTGCTACTGGTTCCTCTTCGGCTACTGTCTCCTCTGGCGCGGTCTCCCCGACTGGACTACTCGTGTCATCTTCGTCCTCGTTTctcacatcatcaccatgcCTCTTCACGTCCAGATCACCCTTTCTCACTGGGGAATGTCCACTGTTGACCTCGGCGAGACGGAATCCTTTGCTCAGCGACAGCTCCGAACCACTATGGATGTCGACTGCCCCGCGTGGATGGATTTTGTTCACGGCGGTCTTCAGTTCCAGGCCGTTCACCATCTTTTCCCCCGTGTGCCTCGCCACAACCTCCGCAAGGCACAGGTTATGATCCGCGAGTTCTGTGCCGACACTGGCGTTCCTTACTCCATCCTCAACTTCACCGATGGAAACAGAAAGGTTCTTGGTCGTCTCCAAGACGTGAGCGACCAGCTTGACATTATGATCAAGTGCCAGCAACACATGGCCAGAACGGGAGAGAGCGGTTTACATTAA
- a CDS encoding hypothetical protein (TransMembrane:1 (i12-34o)), producing the protein MAVATTLSSRPALRIGTCIAVGLFFLVTLCTFFSDSVTSPVQFAHQKAQQYYGSSQPTVTSFVSTPTPQNTITPEPTPEATRNCVDPYRRPGYLYIPTDKKEYRDTQWIPFTEDFLNSEPPEYAAYPPTHELVFNDTAVEPDFLNADGNPQQWMHMAVVESRRRHKEVNIPPLNATADDFVDMKESNGLGWLWGRRVVMFGDSVDRYMTQFFCEEFGGKINLPIQDVTARQAKGLCEVPAFNLTLIYYHSAGSFTYRPDWWWIENMKDVAWEERWDKFWKPHETPINGPAGRPDLILWQNGLWDQKAFWLSGKAMHNEGEKPMTLNHRKMVWEEVRFVTARIKKIAQRLNDEFGEDVPIMFRALTVHKESGMEDAIMMEMDRLGRAVAEQAGHEMFEWSKLIHLLGSLYQDGLHPGKGPASWLWGNMMLESLARSAGSKVGGEARAPYFDGWGACHKELSGWGGR; encoded by the exons ATGGCTGTCGCCACAACTCTATCATCGCGTCCTGCGCTGAGGATAGGAACTTGTATTGCCGTtggtcttttcttcctcgtcaCTCTTTGcacattcttttccgactcTGTTACATCACCTGTTCAGTTTGCGCACCAAAAGGCCCAACAGTACTATGGCTCGTCGCAACCGAC TGTAACTTCCTTTGTATCAACACCCACACCCCAAAACACAATCACTCCAGAACCTACACCCGAGGCTACTCGAAACTGCGTAGATCCATACCGACGTCCCGGGTACCTTTACATCCCcacagacaagaaggaatACAGGGATACACAATGGATTCCTTTCACCGAAGACTTTCTCAACTCTGAACCACCAGAGTACGCTGCGTACCCACCCACACACGAGCTTGTTTTCAACGATACCGCTGTTGAGCCCGACTTTCTTAATGCAGATGGGAACCCCCAGCAATGGATGCATATGGCTGTTGTTGAGAGTCGTCGTCGACACAAAGAAGTTAACATTCCGCCTTTAAACGCAACGGCCGACGACTTTGTCGACATGAAAGAATCCAATGGCCTGGGTTGGCTCTGGGGCCGTCGTGTAGTCATGTTTGGAGACTCGGTCGATCGTTACATGACACAATTCTTCTGCGAAGAGTTCGGTGGCAAGATCAACCTCCCTATCCAGGACGTTACAGCTCGCCAGGCTAAAGGCTTGTGTGAGGTCCCCGCTTTCAACCTCACTCTAATCTACTACCACTCCGCCGGTTCCTTCACATATAGACCAGACTGGTGGTGGATTGAAAACATGAAAGATGTCGCCTGGGAGGAACGCTGGGATAAGTTCTGGAAACCCCACGAGACACCCATTAACGGCCCTGCTGGTCGTCCCGATTTGATTCTCTGGCAGAACGGATTATGGGATCAGAAGGCGTTCTGGCTTAGCGGCAAGGCTATGCACAACGAGGGCGAGAAGCCGATGACCTTGAACCATAGAAAGATGGTATGGGAAGAAGTCCGGTTCGTAACAGCGCGAATCAAGAAGATTGCGCAACGTCTCAATGATGAATTCGGAGAGGATGTTCCTATCATGTTTCGAGCCTTGACAGTTCATAAAGAAAGTGGCATGGAGGATGCCAtcatgatggagatggacCGTTTAGGAAGGGCAGTCGCTGAACAAGCTGGACACGAGATGTTTGAGTGGTCCAAACTGATACATCTTCTTGGGAGTTTATACCAAGATGGATTACATCCTGGAAAGGGACCAGCGAGTTGGTTGTGGGGTAATATGATGCTCGAGTCTCTTGCGAGGTCTGCAGGCTCAAAGGTTGGAGGAGAAGCGAGAGCACCATACTTTGATGGATGGGGTGCGTGTCATAAAGAATTATCAGGGTGGGGAGGACGATGA
- a CDS encoding hypothetical protein (SECRETED:SignalP(1-18)) → MSSSVLFAAGLLVGAAQAYTQVNAASPFMLKNIDPIVFPGEHGKSHLHSFFGSDAVTVNTKTSAELQAGCTNAENPNDLSVYWIPTPLYTTDGTNYEPIPVMRFSAYYNLGETPAEVAIPQNLKMVAGDATAKTQADMPPDAKAEWTCESQAVPIGANGFPTGTCDTHLQQLLYFPQCVNEETLETAYKSRDYGTANWCPEGSKSMPQLRFSIRYDLRKVLPNGWQGEAPFKLACGDAWCSHGDFINGWTEEAATNMIATTAEKQHFAAVTGALGAPDAGPQCEARDADPANGTSDYNESVAVMSKRDVTAWGWKSKSRFVRSA, encoded by the coding sequence ATGTCTTCGTCCGTCCTCTTCGCTGCCGGCCTCCTAGTGGGTGCCGCCCAGGCCTACACCCAAGTCAACGCTGCTTCTCCCTTTATGCTCAAGAACATCGATCCTATCGTGTTCCCCGGCGAGCATGGCAAGTCCCATTTGCACTCCTTCTTCGGCTCCGATGCCGTCACcgtcaacaccaagaccagcGCTGAGCTCCAGGCGGGTTGCACAAACGCCGAGAACCCCAACGATTTGTCCGTCTATTGGATTCCTACACCATTGTACACCACCGATGGAACCAACTACGAGCCTATCCCTGTCATGCGCTTCAGTGCGTACTACAACCTTGGCGAGACACCTGCCGAGGTCGCTATCCCTCAGAACCTGAAGATGGTGGCTGGTGATGCCACGGCCAAGACCCAGGCTGATATGCCTCCCGATGCCAAGGCTGAGTGGACTTGTGAGAGCCAGGCTGTCCCTATTGGTgccaatggctttcccacTGGTACTTGCGACACACACCTTCAGCAGCTGCTCTACTTCCCTCAGTGTGTCAACGAAGAAACTCTCGAGACCGCATACAAGTCACGCGACTACGGCACCGCGAACTGGTGTCCCGAGGGCAGCAAGTCCATGCCCCAGCTACGCTTCAGCATCCGCTACGACCTTCGCAAGGTCCTTCCCAACGGCTGGCAAGGCGAAGCACCCTTCAAGCTCGCCTGTGGTGATGCCTGGTGCTCTCACGGCGATTTCATCAACGGATGGACCGAGGAGGCTGCCACCAACATGATTGCTACCACTGCTGAGAAGCAACACTTTGCTGCTGTCACTGGTGCTCTCGGCGCTCCTGATGCTGGCCCCCAATGCGAGGCTCGGGATGCTGACCCTGCCAATGGCACCAGCGATTACAATGAGAGCGTTGCTGTCATGAGCAAGCGTGATGTCACTGCTTGGGGATGGAAGAGCAAGTCTCGCTTCGTCCGCTCGGCTTAA
- a CDS encoding hypothetical protein (SECRETED:SignalP(1-18)), whose amino-acid sequence MSNTVVVIGAGVIGLTSALLLAKEGNDVTVVGKHMPGDYDAEYASPWAGANVIPLAPKEASRWERRTWIALKKLVEETPEAGIHFQTTHVLRRDVDMKSAKSGFSAHFYADNPWFKDMFNNFRDNTPAELAAGYDSGFQYQGICINTAIYLPWLLGQCLKHGVVVKRGILTHINEAKFLSHTGKKANIIVNATGLGSLKLGGVEDTTVSPARGQVVVVRNETPKNIPLFMCSSALDESGEEIYAMQRAAGGGTIIGGTYQINNWDTQPCPNTANRIMQRVVDLMPEIAGGKGITGLSIIRHGVGFRPYRKGGMRLEEEKLDNETWVIHNYGHSGWGYMGSYGCAEGVVELVDKVTGSGSRPKL is encoded by the exons ATGTCAAACACTGTTGTCGTTATTGG CGCCGGTGTGATTGGACTTACATCAGCCTTGCTGCTGGCCAAAGAAGGAAACGATGTCACCGTCGTAGGCAAGCACATGCCGGGTGACTACGATGCAGAGTACGCTTCTCCATGGGCTGGAGCCAATGTAATTCC ACTAGCACCCAAAGAGGCCAGTCGATGGGAGCGAAGAACATGGATCGCTCTTAAGAAGCTCGTTGAGGAAACTCCTGAGGCAGGTATTCACTTCCAGA CAACTCACGTCCTTCGTCGAGACGTTGACATGAAGTCGGCCAAGTCCGGCTTCTCAGCACACTTTTACGCCGATAACCCTTGGTTCAAAGATATGTTCAACAACTTCAGGGACAACACACCCGCCGAACTTGCCGCCGGCTACGACTCTGGTTTCCAATACCAAGGAATCTGTATCAACACAGCTATCTACCTCCCTTGGTTGCTGGGCCAATGTCTCAAGCATGGAGTCGTAGTCAAGCGAGGTATTCTTACCCACATTAACGAGGCCAAGTTTCTCAGCCACACTGGCAAGAAGGCAAATATCATCGTTAACGCGACTGGCCTCGGTTCATTAAAACTCGGAGGCGTGGAGGATACAACTGTTTCTCCCGCCAGAGGCCAAGTTGTCGTCGTGCGAAACGAGACACCCAAGAACATACCGCTCTTCATGTGCTCAAGCGCTCTAGATGAAAGTGGCGAGGAGATCTATGCTATGCAAAGAGCTGCGGGTGGAGGTACCATTATCGGCGGTACTTATCAAATCAACAACTGGGACACCCAACCTTGTCCAAACACAGCGAACCGTATCATGCAGCGAGTCGTGGACTTGATGCCCGAGATTGCTGGTGGAAAGGGTATCACTGGTTTGAGCATTATAAGACATGGCGTTGGTTTCCGTCCGTACAGAAAGGGAGGAATGAggctggaggaggagaagttgGACAATGAGACCTGGGTCATCCACAACTATGGACACTCAGGATGGGGATACATGGGATCTTATGGATGCGCTGAGGGTGTGGTTGAGTTGGTTGACAAGGTGACTGGAAGTGGAAGTCGACCGAAATTGTAG
- a CDS encoding hypothetical protein (TransMembrane:11 (o6-27i92-115o121-139i151-171o191-210i279-301o313-334i346-369o389-407i428-449o455-476i)~BUSCO:14243at5125) yields MPIGNIYVIAATSVVGGALFGFDISSISAQLGENSYKCYFNQGPKGPPFNDDLDCSGPTSLNQGGITASMAAGSWLGALCSGILSDRLGRKYSIMVGCIIWSIGSIISCASQNIGMLVVGRIINGFAVGIESAQVPVYIAEISPPSKRGRFIGMQQWAITWGILIMYYISYGSANIGGRTSADYSTAAFRVPWGLQMVPGIFLFFMMMLLPESPRWLARKDRWDECHAVLTLVHGHGDPDHPFVALELQDIKDMCAFEASIADVTYLDLFKPSMLNRTIIGVFTQIWSQLTGMNVMMYYISYVFSMAGYKGNANLLASSIQYIINVLMTIPALLWMDKWGRRPTFLIGAALMCTWMFANAGILAAHGTVIPKDERDSPQVSMSVGGGPAKGLIACTYLFVASYAPTWGPASWTYPPELFPLRLRGKGVAFATSSNWAFNTALGLFTPVAFENITWKSYIIFGVFNVAMFVHVFFMFPETAGKTLEETAHIFEDPNGIKFIGTPAWKTRVATHATTKAEKGDVEAKLSHATHEEVPKHSPSPVEK; encoded by the exons ATGCCTATTGGCAATATTTACGTGATCGCCGCTACTTCGGTAGTAGGCGGTGCACTCTTTGGCTTCGACATCTCCTCCATCTCTGCCCAGCTGGGTGAGAACTCTTATAAATGTTACTTCAATCAAGGTCCCAAAGGCCCACCATTCAACGATGACCTGGATTGCAGTGGCCCAACATCGCTGAACCAGGGTGGCATCACGGCTAGTATGGCTGCTGGTTCGTGGCTTGGAGCTCTATGTTCTGGTATTCTCAGCGATCGTCTTGGAAGAAAATATTCCATCATGGTTGGTTGTATTATCTG GTCAATTGGCTCAATTATTTCCTGCGCGTCGCAAAACATTGGCATGCTAGTCGTTGGCCGTATCATCAACGGTTTCGCCGTCGGTATCGAATCCGCCCAAGTCCCCGTTTACATCGCAGAGATCTCACCTCCTTCCAAGCGCGGTCGCTTCATCGGCATGCAGCAATGGGCCATCACCTGGGGCATCCTGATCATGTACTACATCTCCTACGGCAGCGCCAACATTGGTGGCCGCACCTCAGCCGACTACTCTACCGCTGCATTCCGTGTTCCCTGGGGTCTACAAATGGTGCCtggcatcttcctcttcttcatgatgatgCTTCTTCCCGAGTCGCCGAGATGGCTGGCCCGGAAGGATCGCTGGGATGAGTGCCATGCTGTACTCACGCTTGTGCATGGACACGGAGATCCGGATCATCCATTTGTAGCTCTTGAGTTGCAGGATATCAAGGATATGTGTGCCTTTGAGGCCTCTATTGCCGATGTTACGTATCTTGATCTCTTTAAGCCTAGCATGCTTAACCGGACTATCATTGGAGTCTTTACTCAGATCTGGTCTCAGCTTACTGGCATGAACGTCATGA TGTACTACATCTCTTACGTATTCTCCATGGCGGGCTACAAAGGCAACGCCAACCTTCTCGCCTCTTCTATCCAATATATCATCAACGTTCTCATGACGATTCCTGCTCTTCTCTGGATGGACAAATGGGGACGTCGCCCAACCTTCCTCATTGGCGCTGCACTCATGTGCACATGGATGTTCGCCAACGCAGGCATCCTGGCTGCTCATGGCACCGTCATTCCTAAAGACGAGCGCGACTCACCTCAAGTATCCATGAGCGTCGGAGGAGGTCCTGCAAAGGGTCTCATCGCCTGCACATACCTCTTTGTGGCTTCTTACGCTCCAACCTGGGGCCCTGCCTCCTGGACATACCCTCCCGAGCTGTTCCCTCTCCGTCTTCGAGGAAAGGGTGTCGCATTTGCCACCTCATCCAACTGGGCTTTCAACACTGCTCTGGGTCTGTTTACACCCGTGGCTTTTGAGAACATTACGTGGAAGAGCTATATCATCTTTGGTGTTTTCAACGTTGCCATGTTTGTTCATGTCTTCTTCATGTTCCCCGAGACGGCTGGGAAGACATTGGAGGAGACTGCTCATATATTTGAGGATCCCAACGGTATCAAGTTTATTGGTACCCCGGCTTGGAAGACTCGTGTTGCCACCCATGCTACGACCAAGGCTGAGAAAGGCGATGTTGAGGCTAAACTGAGCCACGCCACTCATGAGGAAGTACCTAAACATTCTCCATCGCCAGTTGAAAAGTAG